A single window of Phycisphaerae bacterium DNA harbors:
- a CDS encoding GreA/GreB family elongation factor gives MAYQALENLAKTQRWSDLEREWLAVLEKPGVDPASLLTIVDLVVKAGQGKLADTLGWAWLSTVKESHSPQEVLQLGRQILVHLSDGNELREEILTLYRQTHEGSADLEKWIERSGLKSGKSVRRALRFLDCGLQLAEGRYLIHRTDDAAAQITKLEIDADSATIRTGRREQSLDLAKLIDEYDNADENDFRILEQLHPEKIGRLVEDDPAALVIGILKSHKNKINRDELKLILAPRYIPVQTWSDWWNRLKNAVKKSPNLRIEGRSPTFVIYDPVGRTPEDELWAAFSKATTPREWLELLEGYLRETKRSKPHAGTIDRIQAALVGHIERFIRHKEPAQAFATALVIERVAADGLPVSTDAHGKALEMLKTSANPARMVAAVPDARLWSLAVDCVEQDFPDKWPEIFAQLLLAAPAAQCDYLAKKIEKAGRGDLLQLPVQEALADPGRYTDLLMWLWKGPSIETPLPLPPATEMLGLILALVGPARMSEGKTAGQTVNEMRAKIRAGLSSREYARFCECLGTLDDSMAQAVRRQIERAEGLGPSVQEDMSNILRGRFGHLYVKPKVAMWDDESVLYFTAAGIRTKENELAELVNVKMRANAIAIGEAAAHGDLSENSEYKFALEERDLLRARVAKLNRELSMAKMLEPHDIPADHVSIGQRIILQPVNGGQPHKIAILGADESNFSEMTYSYQSPLARQLLGKKKGDTVSVAIEDTPMEYRIDSLESAIA, from the coding sequence ATGGCTTACCAGGCGCTCGAGAACCTCGCAAAAACCCAGCGTTGGTCGGATCTGGAGCGCGAATGGCTCGCCGTCCTGGAAAAACCCGGCGTCGATCCCGCCTCCCTGCTGACCATCGTCGACCTGGTCGTCAAGGCCGGTCAAGGCAAACTGGCGGACACGCTCGGCTGGGCGTGGCTCTCGACGGTCAAGGAATCGCACAGCCCGCAGGAGGTCCTGCAACTCGGCCGCCAGATCCTGGTGCATCTCTCCGACGGTAATGAACTTCGCGAGGAGATTCTCACGCTCTATCGCCAGACGCACGAGGGCTCGGCCGACCTGGAGAAGTGGATCGAGCGATCGGGGCTCAAGTCCGGAAAGTCCGTCCGCCGCGCGCTGCGCTTTCTGGACTGCGGGCTGCAACTCGCCGAGGGCCGGTATCTCATCCATCGTACCGACGACGCCGCGGCCCAGATCACGAAGCTTGAAATTGACGCCGACTCCGCCACGATTCGCACCGGTCGCCGCGAGCAGTCTCTCGATCTCGCCAAGCTGATCGACGAATACGACAATGCCGACGAAAACGATTTCCGCATCCTGGAGCAACTCCACCCGGAGAAAATCGGCCGCCTCGTCGAGGACGATCCCGCCGCGCTGGTCATCGGCATCCTGAAATCGCACAAGAACAAGATCAACCGCGACGAACTTAAACTGATCCTCGCGCCGCGCTACATCCCCGTGCAGACATGGTCGGATTGGTGGAACCGGCTCAAGAACGCCGTAAAAAAGTCGCCCAACCTCCGCATCGAGGGCCGCTCGCCGACTTTCGTCATCTATGACCCTGTCGGCCGGACGCCCGAGGATGAGTTGTGGGCCGCTTTTTCCAAGGCGACCACGCCGCGCGAATGGCTCGAACTCCTCGAAGGCTATCTCCGCGAAACCAAGCGCTCCAAGCCGCACGCGGGCACGATCGATCGCATCCAGGCCGCCCTCGTCGGCCATATCGAACGCTTCATCCGCCACAAGGAACCCGCCCAGGCCTTTGCGACCGCGCTGGTCATCGAACGCGTCGCTGCGGATGGCCTGCCGGTCTCGACGGATGCGCACGGCAAGGCGCTGGAGATGCTCAAGACGTCCGCCAATCCGGCCAGGATGGTCGCCGCCGTCCCCGACGCGCGGCTCTGGTCGCTGGCGGTCGATTGCGTCGAGCAGGACTTTCCCGACAAATGGCCGGAGATCTTCGCGCAACTGCTCTTGGCCGCCCCGGCCGCTCAATGCGACTACCTCGCCAAGAAGATCGAAAAAGCCGGTCGAGGAGACCTGCTGCAATTGCCGGTCCAGGAAGCCCTCGCCGATCCCGGCCGTTACACCGACCTGCTCATGTGGCTCTGGAAGGGCCCGTCGATCGAGACGCCATTGCCCCTGCCGCCGGCCACCGAAATGCTCGGTCTCATCCTTGCCCTTGTCGGCCCCGCGCGGATGTCGGAAGGCAAGACCGCCGGCCAGACGGTGAATGAGATGCGGGCCAAGATCCGCGCCGGTCTGTCCTCACGGGAGTACGCCCGCTTCTGTGAGTGCCTGGGTACGTTGGACGATTCAATGGCTCAGGCAGTTCGCCGCCAGATCGAACGCGCCGAAGGGCTGGGCCCCAGCGTGCAGGAAGACATGTCCAATATCCTGCGCGGACGATTCGGCCACCTGTACGTCAAGCCGAAGGTCGCGATGTGGGATGACGAGTCGGTGCTCTACTTCACCGCCGCGGGGATAAGGACCAAGGAAAATGAACTCGCCGAACTGGTGAACGTCAAGATGCGGGCCAACGCCATCGCCATCGGCGAGGCTGCGGCACACGGCGATCTCAGCGAGAACTCCGAATACAAGTTCGCGCTGGAGGAGCGCGACTTACTGAGAGCGCGCGTGGCCAAACTCAACCGCGAGCTGTCGATGGCCAAGATGCTCGAGCCGCACGACATCCCGGCGGACCACGTCAGCATCGGCCAACGCATCATCTTGCAGCCCGTCAACGGTGGCCAGCCGCACAA
- a CDS encoding YceH family protein produces the protein MAIVLKPHELRVLGVLIEKSMTTPEYYPLTLNAITLACNQKNNRDPVTSLTEGEVGAALHGLTQWQLASQADPDRGSRVNRFRHEVEKRFGWDSPQRAIMAELMLRGPQTLGELKSRASRMTPLTAMDHLQGVIDELRRCDPPMVTELPRQPGQSTTRFAQLLGGEVTAFAPTMAEPPSASPGPTAPRAASPSLEARVARLEERIAEMDARLRSLEPGSG, from the coding sequence ATGGCCATCGTCCTCAAACCCCACGAACTCCGCGTCCTCGGCGTCCTCATCGAAAAATCGATGACCACGCCCGAGTATTACCCGCTGACGCTCAACGCCATCACGCTGGCCTGCAACCAGAAGAACAACCGCGATCCCGTCACCAGCCTGACCGAGGGCGAGGTCGGCGCGGCCCTGCACGGTCTGACGCAGTGGCAGCTTGCGAGCCAGGCCGATCCCGATCGCGGCTCGCGGGTCAACCGCTTCCGCCACGAGGTCGAGAAGCGTTTCGGCTGGGACTCGCCGCAGCGCGCGATCATGGCGGAGTTGATGCTTCGCGGTCCGCAGACACTCGGCGAGTTAAAGTCCCGCGCGTCGCGGATGACGCCGCTGACGGCGATGGATCATCTTCAGGGCGTGATCGATGAGCTGCGCCGCTGCGATCCGCCGATGGTCACCGAACTGCCGCGCCAGCCAGGCCAATCCACGACGCGCTTCGCGCAGCTTTTGGGCGGCGAGGTGACGGCTTTCGCGCCGACGATGGCTGAGCCGCCTTCCGCATCGCCCGGCCCCACCGCGCCGCGCGCGGCCTCGCCGTCGCTGGAAGCCCGCGTCGCGCGGCTGGAAGAACGAATCGCGGAGATGGATGCCCGCCTGCGGTCATTGGAACCCGGCAGCGGGTGA
- a CDS encoding MqnA/MqnD/SBP family protein, translating to MTNNPIPIRVGHSPDPDDAFMFYGLAAGKIDTGPYRFTHEMADIESLNRRAERGELEVSAISIHSYPFVRERYALLACGCSMGDGYGPMVIAKRPMKLGDLADKTIAIPGERTTAFLALNLCLGKGMFRHKLVMFDEIPAAVARGDVDAGLIIHEAQLTYAREGLHKVVDLAEWWGEKTDLPLPLGGNVIRRDLGDARMREVARLLKASIEYGLAHRKEAIEYALQFGRGLDTALTDQFVEMYVNKWTLDFGERGRRAVRELLAQAKAAGLVPDPGEIEFIG from the coding sequence ATGACGAATAACCCCATCCCCATCCGCGTCGGTCACTCCCCCGATCCTGACGACGCCTTCATGTTCTACGGCCTGGCCGCCGGGAAGATCGACACCGGGCCGTATCGCTTCACGCACGAGATGGCGGATATCGAGTCGCTCAACCGCCGGGCCGAGCGCGGCGAACTCGAGGTCTCCGCGATCTCGATCCACAGCTACCCGTTCGTCCGAGAGCGCTACGCACTGCTCGCCTGCGGGTGCAGCATGGGCGACGGCTACGGTCCGATGGTCATCGCCAAGCGGCCGATGAAGCTCGGCGATCTCGCTGATAAGACCATCGCCATCCCCGGCGAGCGGACGACCGCGTTCCTCGCGCTGAATCTCTGCCTCGGCAAAGGAATGTTCCGCCACAAGCTCGTCATGTTCGACGAGATCCCCGCCGCCGTCGCGCGCGGCGATGTGGACGCCGGTCTCATCATTCACGAGGCCCAGCTCACCTACGCCCGCGAAGGCCTGCATAAGGTCGTCGATCTCGCCGAGTGGTGGGGCGAGAAGACCGATTTGCCGCTGCCGCTGGGCGGCAACGTCATCCGCCGCGATCTCGGCGACGCGCGAATGCGTGAGGTCGCCCGCCTCCTCAAGGCCTCCATCGAATACGGCCTCGCCCATCGAAAGGAAGCGATCGAATACGCCTTGCAATTCGGCCGCGGTCTGGATACCGCCCTGACCGACCAATTCGTCGAGATGTATGTCAACAAATGGACGCTCGATTTTGGCGAGCGCGGTCGCCGCGCCGTTCGCGAACTGCTCGCCCAGGCTAAGGCCGCCGGGCTTGTGCCTGACCCGGGCGAGATTGAGTTCATCGGGTGA